One stretch of Juglans microcarpa x Juglans regia isolate MS1-56 chromosome 3D, Jm3101_v1.0, whole genome shotgun sequence DNA includes these proteins:
- the LOC121253926 gene encoding uncharacterized protein LOC121253926, with translation MTTKHDAVSSPLEGERWLKVESKTFVFTKEGGNIFRISERSKRIAKFMYLGGTTASWVAKGIEDCLELNCHEGFFRELRMGNGVFSIQHHVNARGSFLQLSEFRNGRRKGLLVIPEGANVIGWKGFLQSILSVTESKATTKSGEFIDGKTVGRPSSIKSASYVAVLRSLAGSQAEISSAVERKGNALVGDKRSQVTLGELEGGVIDYVRDLMIKVDKGLDLIVGTSVLPSVPESVQAKGVSAMGSLDAGIFVHANVTMPSEGAVGSQAPVADEVGPFVQGSFVVEDGGPFKVSSILEDTVEPLFENANGATEGSASPS, from the exons GAAAGAGGGAGGTAATATTTTTCGCATTTCGGAACGTAGCAAAAGGATAGCTAAGTTCATGTATCTAGGGGGGACGACAGCTTCGTGGGTGGCTAAGGGGATTgaggattgtttagaacttAACTGCCATGAAGGTTTCTTCAGAGAGTtaaggatgggtaatggagtTTTTAGCATTCAACATCATGTTAATGCAAGGGGCAGTTTTCTCCAGCTCTCTGAATTCCgaaatggaaggaggaaaggtTTGTTGGTGATTCCAGAGGGCGCAAATGTCATTGGATGGAAAGGCTTTCTGCAATCCATTCTAAGTGTCACTGAATCTAAAGCCACTACTAAAAGTGGGGAGTTTATTGATGGAAAAACAGTGGGAAGGCCTTCCTCAATCAAAAGTGCTTCGTACGTAGCGGTGTTGAGGTCACTGGCGGGTAGTCAGGCCGAGATCAGCTCAGCGGTAGAAAGAAAGGGCAATgcacttgtaggagacaaaaGATCTCAGGTGACATTGGGTGAGTTGGAGGGA GGAGTTATAGATTATGTAAGAGATCTaatgattaaagtggataaggggcTGGACCTAATTGTGGGTACAAGTGTGCTACCAAGTGTGCCGGAAAGTGTGCAAGCAAAGGGTGTGTCGGCGATGGGGTCGTTGGACGCTGGCATCTTTGTTCATGCCAATGTCACTATGCCTTCTGAGGGAGCTGTAGGGTCTCAGGCACCAGTTGCAGATGAAGTTGGTCCTTTTGTCCAGGGTTCATTTGTAGTTGAAGATGGGGGTCCCTTTAAGGTCTCGAGTATTTTGGAAGATACAGTCGAGCctctttttgaaaatgcaaacgGGGCAACagaaggtagtgcttccccCTCTTGA